The nucleotide window TATGTAAgttatataaagttgaagtcagaattattacccctcctgtttatttaccccccaatttctgtttaacagataagattttcaacacatttctaaccataatagtttttaataactcatttttattaactgatttattttatctttgccatgatgacagtaaataatatttaattagatatttttcaagccacctttatacagcttaaagtgacatttaaaggtttaactgggttaattaggttaactaggcaggttagtgtaattaggcaagttattgtatagtaatggtttgttctgtagactatcgtggaaaaaaatatagcttaaaggggcttatcattttgaccttaaaattatgtttaaaaaattaaaaacatgcttttattttagccgaaataaaacaagactttccccagaagaagaaaaaaatattatcagacatactgtgaaaagttcctgaatctgttcatcataatttagaaaatatttaaaaaagaaaacaaatatcaaaggggtgctaataattctgacttcaactttatgtattttcatttggcaactcaaaattaaaaataaataaaatagatgtaTAAAATCATGACCATGCTATTTTACGTTTGACGGTTCagtttttagtatttaaaaacTGTTAGACTTGCtataaaaccataaagcactgtttacttaccttttatttttgctctgtcgTATTTATATgcttgttatttattatatccacacTGTATAGTGGAAAGACTTGATCACCCGTCAATATAAAGTAATGAATCTTtcaaaatagagctatttaaatcatctagtgaaattatatttatatcgctatatatatcgcagcaaaacaaaatattgcaacatcagatttttccaatatcgtgcagcccttgtTAATATTGGTTTGGTTTGAATCTAGGAACATAGAAACTACCCCTGTGTATTCATCATATTCCCTCATGAATAAACGGACtacgccaaaggaaaatgaatgattgaattgtCTATGTTGACTCTAATTatgataaaaacaatttaaaaaaatacattatttgaaaagaatttacaaaaaaacatgtctttttagtttatttaaataatcaaacatGCTTGAAAGAACATCAGATAACAGGTTTGGATTCCATAATAGAAGTGCATTAGTATGATTAATTCAATAAAGTGTTTTGTTCTCTATATAAATAGTGTGACTTTTATATTTACAATAGTAGTCAACATAAAGATTGTTGGATATGGATGTATATGGtatacatgttttacatttcatGTGTAGAGCGGGTAGCCCTTAGAGAAACCTCTCGAAAAATGAGTCTTCACTGACTTGTTGAACACAAGGTCAACGTATAAATCGACATACTCTTTTGCtctctatataaataaatgtaactttaTATATACAATAGTAGTCAATAGTATATTAATGTATATTGTATACATTTTGCAACTTACAGTGATCTGTACATCTATACATCAAATTTGGGACTGAACGATTTTCAGGTGACATACAATCACAAAGATGATGTAATATTCAAAGAGGccttattatttttgaaaattaccaTCTATGCTGTGACACAGCTCTAAGCGAATGTACACATCCAGCAAAGGGTtcaatctgaaagtgcaccatgtttaaaactattgattctctTAAATAAATGAGTCGACTCAAGAGTCGAGAATCAGCCTGTTGTTgcagacccccaaaaccaaaatatgaactttaataatagaggctctttaaaatGATGCAAAGTTTAGCAACAAACTTGACTTCATGTATTTGGGGATTAAGAAGTCTGGAATCCCAGGGAAGTTCACCCTCGTCCAAAAACAGCACAAGAGTTGATTGCATGTATTAACTTATCGTGAAGTGTGTTGATATCACTGTATTTTGGAAGAACTAATCTTTCAAAACAGGTCTGGGCTTCTGGCAAATGGTCATCTGGATCAGGACAGTCTGTCTGAGAAATCTTCAGAGCACGTTTTGACAAACCTCCAGCAGGTACACGCTCCGTTCCATACAAGAACACTGAAGAGAAAGAGTATCAGTGAAGCTGAGAGCCAATAATAACACTTGTTAATTATGCAAATTACTTAAGCTTACTCAGAAATTTCTTCTTGTTCTCTTCAGAGAGCTCAAAGAAAACAGTCCAGAAGTTCTTGATGAGCTCATCAGAGGCAGAGCAGCCTTCATAGGAAGCCGACTGAAGCAGAACAAGTCAGGTGTGCTATGAAATGAATGTGAAAAGCTTGTTGCAAATGTCTCTAAAAAGTCTCTATTATCCATTTACCTGTTGTAGCTCCTTCCAGTTATATTGAGGAGAGCCATGGAGAAGCTCCTGCAGCTCTTCAGGGTGAAACATGGTCCACGCATCGAGCGGGCAGCCCTTAGAGAAACCTCTTGTAAACTGCTCAAACTGAGTCTTCACAGACTTGTTGAACTCAAGATCAACATACAAATCCACATACTTCTGTCTGCATGAAAAAAACAGTGttcttattttgaaataaaaaaagctgGAAGTGCAAAATGTTGCCAAATATGTCTGGTATAGTCTAATATCCCTTTTTTCAGTTGTCTTTTATGTAATGTGTTCAGCAGTAATGTATTATAGAAAGTCGAGAGAAGTTTGACTGAAACTTTAAAATGtatctatagatagatagatagatagatagattttccTACCTGTTAACTTTGTTTACTTGAATTTGACTTCCATTTGGGACGAGTTCTTGCCCTTTGCACTGGCAAAGATGAATAACAGCACAAATGACAACAGTTAATCATCTAAGCTATTGTAGACTTACTGTAAACACAAGTCAACCATTCAAACTATATTACCGTGAAATCCAAATGTTGCAAATTCACTACTTCCTCCTCGTCCTCCTCAAGAAGGTTTTTCAGACTTCTAATGTGAAATTTTAAAAGTACAATTAAAATATGATCTgctctgaaaccatttgagaaatGGTAAAAACGTCAGGTGTTTACCTGGCCTCCACAGGTGAGAGCTCCTCCAGATCATCCAGACTGGGCTTCTGCTGGAGGAGTTTCTTGAATAAGGCCAGTGGAAAGTCAATGTTGATGTGATGTCTGTTGTAGAGCGCCATTCCACAGATCACTCCAAGATAGTAGAAGTTCTTATTGCCCCGTGTATGCTGAAAGACATCAGCATCATTCACATCAATACATGAGAAATGTCACACTgggcaaaatgaataaatgttgtcAAACATACATGAGGATTGAACCAAACCAGTGAACTCTCATGAACTTCCAGAATCTTTTTATCCCATTCAATAAAAGACTTGGAGATAAGGGAGAAGAATTCTGCTGATAAACCCCTCATATCTATTCCATCCTCCCCGATGAACGCCACCTGCACAGGAGACAGTTTCATTAAGGTAAAAATCCATTTCAGACATTTAAACTCTGATTTCATTTCTCTGTTTTACCTGCAATGGATGCATAAACGAGTGAGTGTTTTGTCTAAGATACTGAAGGGTGTCCGTCAGCACTGATTCCCTGTTTATGTGCAACAAGTTGCTAAAACTATTTCCCATTGCCAGGTTTGGTACGTTCCGAAAACATTCCTCCTGCAAGAGCTACAAAGTGTACAGTTGTGTCACAGGACAGTTGACCATATAATATATGAAACGTATAATACATTCATCTCTGACTTACATTAAACATTCTCTGTTTAGTTATAAAGTCAGACGCAAAAGGGAACTTGACCAATATTTTAACTGTTCTCTGAAAAAAAGATGCGAGGGCGCATTATAAGATCTCTTAAACAATGATCATCATGTGTATCATGGATGAGATCTTCAATACTCACAAAGTAGTACTCTTCCAGTTTCACCATATCATGGAAGTCTTCGTTGATTTGCATGTATAATTCCATTCTGAGCAGGTCTGCCGTGATGGTTTGCAGCTATTGGTATAGAAAAAGAGAATTCTTTGATAAGTTGGTTTTCCTCCAAAAATTACAACAGAATTAAAAAATGATTCAGTTCTCACTAGGTCTAGGAGATCGTTGATCTTATGAATGATGAAATCATGATGCGTAATGTCGGTACTGCAACTGATCTTCACAATAGAGACATAAACAACTGTTAAGCAATGATCAGGTTGCATTTAAACTTGTGATTTAGTGTCTAAAAAGGTGCACCTGATAGGCCATCTGAAGGATCTCCAAAATGTTCTTCAGGTGTCTGGTTGACTGATGGTCAGTTTCATCACAAATCTGGTCAATCAGATCAGTGGATTCTTTGTGAAATAACTTTATTAAGCGTTCAAACCAATCATCAGGGAGTCTGGACCAATACATCTctgaaaatataacataaaatacattGACAAATCCAACATGGCCACAGACCTGAGTGTTGTAAATGTCTTCCAGCTTTACCTAGCACCTTGCGAGCTGCAGAATTCAGCTCAAGGATTTTGGAGGCCAGAGCTTCAATGAGTTTGGTTCTTTGTTTCTTGAGACCATTGATGAGCTCAGGGAGGAGAAGATAAAGTCTCAGAGCTTCCACACCAGTTGGGTTTGGATTCAGAGATGGCAGCAGCGTCTGCTGAACCACCTTCACCACCTGAGgtacaaaataaacattcactGCAGCTATTTGGTTCAGATGCAAGGAACATGTCAATGTTAGATCATCATTACCTCTGAAATCAGACTTTTACTTGCGAATAACTTTGCAAAGGATGTTTTAACCAGATCAAAATCCAGGCCACAATGCTCCACAGACGTCTGATAATGTTCATCGCGACTACAGagacacatttttataaatatgagaCTGATTTAAAAAAGGTCTAGATTACTAGACAAGACTACCTAATTTTACCTTGTTTTGAGAAAACTTCCATTCAGTGAGGCAGCGGAGGAGAACACTGTGTTTATTTCACTGTAAATTATagaataacacatttttaatattcatatGCATTACTTCAGCATAATACATAGCTCAATTTCATTACTACATTACTATACTTCTAAAAAAAATGGAAGCAAGATTCTTCTTATACTAAAGATTAAGATTAATACTTGATGGAGAAAATAGTAATTGCATAATTCAATTATAATAATTAGTAAGATTAAAAGAAAGGCAAATGTATTAAGGTCCCACCACACTTTTAGatgcatttacaaaataatttagGACATGGACATAGTATCATATACTATAAATCATGTCAACATTGTCGTTCTACAGTTTACAACTCACTTCTTTATTGTTGGCCATGGGTCACTTTCAGACACCCAGCGGTCAATCATTCTGTCATTTAGTGTCAAAATTCCTCCATTTGAACCAGATTTAGGCTTTTCAGACTCATTTCCAGGATTCtacaaaagaaaatgtaaaagttAACGCAGAGCATCAATCAAtctcaaactatttataaatgaGGACTGTTCATCTTACCTTGAAAAACAAGGCAAAGGAGTGGTTTTCTCCAGCGATGAGTTTTTCCATCGTAAATTCAGTACATTCTGCGTGCATCAAATATTTAGCTGGTTTAGAACAAACACAACATTCATGAAAATAATAGCTACTGCTAAAATATGACTTAAATTACCAGTTGGCAGAAGCACTGGTAACGGCACAGACTGCTTGACCTGTTCTCCATTTCCCAGCTGCCCTTGCATCCCACATCCAAATGAGTAGATCAGCTTTGACGATTCCTCAAATACAAGCGTGTGATGTCTTCAtgttagaaataaaaatatttaaccgGACACACTTGCATTTGGGATTATGTAATTATACCATTCAGAGAATCACCATGTGTTGGTTGAGAGTGTTTTAAGTGTTGAAAACACTCTAGTTTACCTCCCACATGTGACCTGCGACACTTTAGATCCCCACAGTTCAGCAATCAGTCGTGGATGATGTTCATCTTTAAGTGAGTTGTGCCCAAGCTGACCAAAACCTCCTGATCCAAATGTGAACACTGTTCCTCCCTGACAAATATCAACCATTTACTACTTTATTCTGTGCTCATTGTGTTGTATTACATAAATCAACCACAATACCTTTGACAGAGTGGCAGTGTGTTCTCCTCCACATGAGATGGACACTGTTTTCTTTCCACACAAGCTTTTAACAATTGTAGGGACGAATCTGTCTGTGGTGACAAGACACTATTATAGCTTCCATTTCTATGATATTCATACTATGATACAGCACTGGCTGACatcatatataatgttttttcaaGATGAAATAAGAAGACCTTTAGTGTCTCCGAGACCCAGCTGTCCAGCAGAGTTGCTCCCCCACCCAAACACGACTCCTGACAGAGACAACACAAAGCTGTGGTTTCCTCCAGCGCTGATCTGAGCCACTGGGATCTCACACAGACTCTGGAGGTGTTGAGGAGACTGAGTGCCGGCCTGCTCTTTCCTCAAACCCAGCTGACCATGAGTGTTCTCGCCCCAAACGAACAACTGACCATCTGAAAGACCAACAGCTCAATAAATCATCAAATCAGTTCATCTCAGTCAGAAGACAGAATGTTTGTGAATACCATTGCTCAGCGCCATTGAATGCTGGTCTCCACATGCGATCTGAATCACCTGCCTGTTCTCCAGACTTTTAAGAGGTCTGAAAGCACAAGATAACAAGTTAGATATAAAtgtcattatcattaaaataatttatgctGCTTTTTAATCAAACCTGCACACTGTAGATTGGTCCATAATGAGAACTTTTCCATCATCAGCAAGAAGAACTGCACCAGCTTCCCCACAGACAATAGATCTGATTCTCTCATTCTGTAGCTGTAATGGTTCTGGAGTAAATAATAGCATATCGAGgttgttctttaaattatattacaatattactaATTAATAAAACTAgcatattgtttatattattatataaagttCTGACAAATTATCATTTAAAGTCATACCTAGTTTTTCATCAGCATCTTCATTGTGCAGTCTCAGGACCGACACCTTCCCCTCTCTGATGAATCCAATACAACTCTTTCCAGCTGAGATGTCCTGAACTGCTGAACTCGGACAGAATTTTATTCCCCAGTTTCCATGTCTGACCTGCTCAGGTTTAACCAGACCGAATCCTTCTCTGACCTGCGCTCCCCAATAACACAACATGTTCACCGCGAGGATGAAAACTTCAGACTCTCTGAATCTATGGACCGGAAAACTCACCAATATCAAACTGACAACAAAAAACAGTAGCAATCTGCTGGTTTCATCCCAAATGAAACCTGCTTGTATTGTCAGAAAACGGAGTGTTCCAGAATCCAGCAGTCCAGTTTATTTAACGGCGAGTGAATGGCTGATCTGAGGACTATCCGCCGCATTTCCCCCTTTGGATGGTTGCGTTTAACTGGGAAACGAAACCAAaacttaaagcgatagttcatccaaaattaaGACTGTTATTCAGgactatttattattaaagcCTATTTTCACCGTAGTCTTTAGTAAATTGTAAACGCGTATTAAAATAATGTCTCTGTGTATATTGACTGAAAAACAAAACcgatccttaaagggatagttcactcacatTGAAGACCGTATCTCGTTTTAATTGTTTACAATAACACCTaataagatcaaaacatgacatagATGACAATGAAAGtgccattttaaaatattaggaAACAACATTTTTATAACCTGCACATTTCAATATAACTATACAACTTGCTTACCTTCATAATACAGTAATGTGCAATGTAGTTTAAGAAAATTAATGGTTCTCACATGGTTCGAGTACTATTTTACATATAGACACTGTAAACCAAAATGTTCAGCAACATGCACTTGATGGCATATATTTTTGTATTGACAATGATGACATCAGGGGTCTGTTTTTCGTACCTTGCTCAAATGATCTATGATGATTTTTGATctcttaatcttgataactgatctctggctaatttagtTCCTCAAACAAGTCAGTGAATCAgatttaaaatgtctggatgaactgatctgagatcgctgcgtgtgttaagGACAAATTGATCTATTGATCCtgaaaatcatgatcagcagtgcaacgattggctgacggcacagcagcgtaacgacatcatctgattaatatttaataatccatgtgagcaaaattacatcaaattagcagtaaacggtttgttaaatattatacgcaataaatttccatatttgttgagagctgcaggctttacacaaGTATTCATTATGTATTACAGTggatttagttctacatttagagaattTTTTCTTAATTATAGTAGCCTTGACTTCGTTTTTTAAATCGGTGTAAGAAATAACTGTGTAAATTAACTTTGCATCCAAATAGCTttttgatatcggtaaaggtATCAATCACCAGCATATTAGTTATCAAaacgtgcatgactgcataaattattaccttttttttaaaaaagttgaatattgtgcatgtaagCGTTTGCATCTAAAAAATGTATAGCAATAGTCTTtgtactttttattaacttgctATTTTCCCAtgtgtatataactactgtaagaaacTATCAGCATTTTGTACATACTTTcaatattatctttgcttgaactcaCCGGATCTAATCCTGTTTTTATAAAATGAACCTGCTCCTACCCAGgcttgagctaccagaactgttactatgacaacacttgagctaccagaactgttactatgacaagtctcagatgagttttgaataATGTAACAATCCTAAaacatgtcaaatcgtcaacatccaaatccagctaattaagTATTCCACGTACAAAGATGAAAATTCCTAGTCAACTTTAGACATTTGTTTTCTGCAAAAATGGTAGTGTGCTTGATACTTATTTTACctgcgatagatagatagacagacgcaTAGATACATAGATGACATGCATATTGATTACATTCTATAAAAGGTGCATTAGTTagattaagtaaataaatgttttgctctctatataaataataatacttttatatataCAATAGTAGTCAACATTTCGCAACACTGTTCTGTACAAATTTGAGACTAAAAAGATTCTTAGGTGACATTTTTAAACCACAAAGATGATGTAATATTTAAAGAGCccttaaaatgtttgaaaatgtccTTCTAAGCAGTGTGtgacagctctaagtgaatgaaaacatccagcaaagggttaaatctgaaagcgcaccatgtttaaaactattgattctctAAAATAAATGAATCGACTCAAgaatcagcctgttgttggagacccccaaaaccaaactaTGAACTTTTATTTGCAATATCGGGGCCCtttaacataactattttacattctTGACTTAACATATTTTTGGAACTGAGAAGTCTGGAATCCCAGGCAAGTTCACCCTCGTCCAAAAACAGCACAAGAGTTGACTGCATGTATTAACTTATCGCGAAGTGTGTTGATATCACTGTATTTTGGAAGAACTAATCTTTCAAAACAGGTTTGGGCTTCTGGCAAATGGTCATCTGGATCAGGACAGTCTGTCTGAGAAATCTTCAGAGCACGTTTTGAGAAACCTCCAGCAGGTACACGCTCCGTTCCATACAAGAACACTGAAGAGAAAGGAGAATCAGTGAAGCTGAGAGCCAATAATAACACTTGTTAATTATGCAAATTACTCAAGCTTACTCAGAAATTTCTTCTTGTTCTCTTCAGAGAGCTCAAAGAAAACAGTCCAGAAGTTCTTGATGAGCTCATCAGAGGCAGAGCAGCCTTCATAGGAAGCCGACTGAAAGGGAACAAGTCAGGTGTGCTATGAAATGAATGTGAAAAGCTTGTTGCAAATGTCTCTAAAAAGTCTCTAGTATCCATTTACCTGTTGAAGCTCATTCCAGTTATATTGAGGAGAGCCGTGGAGAAGCTCCTGCAGCTCTTCAGGGTGAAACATGGTCCACGCATCGAGCGGGCAGCCCTCAGAGAACCCTTCCGTAAACTGCTCAAACTGTGTCTTCACGgacttgttgaacacaaagtcgACGTACAAATCCACATACTTCTGtctagatggatagatagatggatggatagatggatgtatagatagatagatagatagatcgatagatcgatagatagatagatagatattcctACCTGTTAACTTTGTTTACTTGAATTTGACTTCCATTTGGGACGAGTTCTTGCCCTTTGCACTGGCAAAGATAAATAACAGCACAAATGACAACAGTTAATCATCTAAGCTATTGTAGACTTACAGTAATGTATATACAAATCAATCATAgaaacagggccggagtgggactacTTTTTAGCTCTGGAATTTCAAgacttagaccggcccacctcagtcgaggactgactatattaaaataacgtcatttccaattcagtttcaaatgacactaacacgtctttttcaaggaaacagctgctttagaacttcaaatgtttttcataaatatgagaacattaattctttatagatatccagtcctttgtaacagtcatcacacaaaaaaaaaaaaaaaaaaaatatatatatatatatatatatatatatatatatatatatatatatatatatatatatatatatatatatatatatatatatacatatacatatatatacatatatatacatatatatacatatatatacacacacacatatatacccctacataagtaacccaaacagtattatatgtcttaacactgaaaatgaaaaaaatactctGGTAAGGTTCGAACTCGGATTGGCGTCGTCGTAAcgtaacgtgctaaccactagaccacgatGGCTCAGGTAAGCACTGCACTGTTATCTGCTGCTATTGATGTctactctttttctcccctttttagatttctgatcaagttatgtcagatttattaatgtagtgaatcatctgattttcattgagcaggtgtaatattcattaatattaattaatattcactaaggtgaAGCTGTTAGTGGTGAAATGGggtgcagcccgcaggttaatgatgatcatcattaacctgcgggctacattttgctcacggggctgcgagaaaataaataaaaagagcggagctgcagcaaattaatgaataaaaagagtgaggttatggtcaaataaacaaataaatgaaaaaagtgcaactgctgagagtgcaagcagctagggacaccggccctcgcggccaaaaaaaacagaccggccctccgggaattctcccggttctcctGATAATCCAATCCGGGCCTGCATAGAAACTATATTACCGTGAAATCCAAATGTTGCAAATCCACTACTTCCTCCTCGTCCTCCTCAAGAAGGTTTTTCAGACTTCTAATGAGAATTTATAAAAGTACAATTAAAATATGATCTACTCTGAAACCATTCGAGAAATGGTAAAAACGTCAGGTGTTTACCTGGCCTCCACAGGTGAGAGCTCCTCCAGATCATCCAGACTGGGCTTCTGCTGGAGGAGTTTCTTGAATAAGGCCAGTGGAAAGTCAATGTTGATGTGATGTCTGTTGTAGAGCGCCATTCCACAGATCACTCCAAGATAGTAGAAATCCCTATGGTCCTGTGTATGCTAAAAGACATCAGCATCATTCACATCAATACATGAGAAATGTCACACTGGGCAAAACGAATAAATGTTGTCAAACATACATGAGGATTGAACCAAACCAGTGAACTCTCAT belongs to Danio rerio strain Tuebingen ecotype United States chromosome 1, GRCz12tu, whole genome shotgun sequence and includes:
- the herc56.4 gene encoding E3 ISG15--protein ligase HERC5.4 (The RefSeq protein has 3 substitutions compared to this genomic sequence), which translates into the protein MLCYWGAQVREGFGLVKPEQVRHGNWGIKFCPSSAVQDISAGKSCIGFIREGKVSVLRLHNEDADEKLEPLQLQNERIRSIVCGEAGAVLLADDGKVLIMDQSTVCRPLKSLENRQVIQIACGDQHSMALSNDGQLFVWGENTHGQLGLRKEQAGTQSPQHLQSLCEIPVAQISAGGNHSFVLSLSGVVFGWGSNSAGQLGLGDTKDRFVPTIVKSLCGKKTVSISCGGEHTATLSKGGTVFTFGSGGFGQLGHNSLKDEHHPRLIAELWGSKVSQVTCGRHHTLVFEESSKLIYSFGCGMQGQLGNGEQVKQSVPLPVLLPTECTEFTMEKLITGEHHSFALFFKNPGNESEKPKSGSNGGILTLNDRMIDRWVSESDPWPTVKNEINTVFSSAASLNGSFLKTSRDEHYQTSVEHCGLDFDLVKTSFAKLFASKSLISEVVQQTLLPSLNPNPTGVEALRLYLLLPELINGLKKQRTKLIEALASKILELNSAARKVLEMYWSRLPDDWFERLIKLFHKESTDLIDQICDETDHQSTRHLKNILEILQMAYQISCSTDITHHDFIIHKINDLLDLLQTITADLLRMELYMQINEDFHDMVKLEEYYFRTVKILVKFPFASDFITKQRMFNLLQEECFRNVPNLAMGNSFSNLLHINRESVLTDTLQYLRQNTHSFMHPLQVAFIGEDGIDMRGLSAEFFSLISKSFIEWDKKILEVHESSLVWFNPHHTRGNKNFYYLGVICGMALYNRHHINIDFPLALFKKLLQQKPSLDDLEELSPVEARSLKNLLEEDEEEVVNLQHLDFTCKGQELVPNGSQIQVNKVNRQKYVDLYVDLEFNKSVKTQFEQFTRGFSKGCPLDAWTMFHPEELQELLHGSPQYNWKELQQSASYEGCSASDELIKNFWTVFFELSEENKKKFLMFLYGTERVPAGGLSKRALKISQTDCPDPDDHLPEAQTCFERLVLPKYSDINTLHDKLIHAINSCAVFGRG